One window of the Candidatus Zixiibacteriota bacterium genome contains the following:
- the ispH gene encoding 4-hydroxy-3-methylbut-2-enyl diphosphate reductase — translation MNKIIIAQHYGFCMGVKRAIAITEETMAIDGNVTILNEIVHNEAIVEKFRREGVGQATSVADIKGGTVIISAHGASPEIFRRAEARGLKIIDATCPLVIRIHKIVKKLAENGYHVLHFGDSRHDETIGIVGHAPEKVSVISSLEDLAALPAFEGKLAMTSQTTARVSDFAEMEVAAKVKFPQIEIFNTICNATSQRQAAIMDLAPKVDLMLVVGSESSANSKRLAQISRAICGLAYLINTAEDIKPEWFSNPSRKIDVVGLSAGASTPDFLIEGAIERLKAIAESDVEVVYPHKRDLQNRLALRDDGDC, via the coding sequence TTGAATAAAATTATCATTGCCCAGCACTACGGTTTCTGCATGGGAGTCAAGCGGGCCATCGCCATCACCGAAGAGACCATGGCGATCGATGGAAATGTGACCATACTCAATGAAATCGTACATAACGAAGCGATCGTGGAGAAATTTCGCCGCGAGGGCGTCGGGCAGGCCACATCCGTAGCTGACATCAAAGGCGGTACGGTAATAATATCGGCTCATGGCGCCTCGCCGGAAATATTTCGGCGGGCTGAGGCCCGGGGTTTGAAAATCATCGACGCTACCTGTCCGCTGGTGATACGAATTCATAAAATTGTCAAGAAACTGGCCGAGAACGGATATCATGTTCTGCATTTCGGCGACAGCCGGCACGATGAAACAATCGGAATAGTGGGACATGCGCCCGAGAAAGTTTCAGTTATTTCCAGTCTTGAAGACCTGGCGGCCCTGCCGGCTTTCGAGGGAAAACTGGCGATGACATCTCAAACCACGGCACGAGTATCCGATTTTGCCGAAATGGAAGTTGCGGCCAAAGTGAAATTTCCCCAGATAGAAATATTCAATACCATCTGTAACGCGACCAGCCAGCGCCAGGCCGCTATCATGGATCTGGCGCCCAAAGTCGATCTTATGCTGGTGGTCGGCTCGGAATCATCGGCTAATTCCAAACGATTGGCGCAGATTTCACGGGCCATCTGCGGTCTTGCTTATTTGATCAACACGGCCGAGGATATCAAACCGGAGTGGTTTTCAAATCCGTCGCGGAAGATTGATGTCGTCGGTCTTTCGGCCGGAGCATCGACGCCAGATTTTCTTATCGAAGGAGCCATCGAGCGGCTTAAGGCGATTGCCGAGTCTGATGTGGAAGTCGTTTATCCTCATAAACGCGATTTGCAGAACCGGCTGGCTCTCAGGGACGATGGCGACTGCTAA
- a CDS encoding hypothetical protein (Evidence 5 : Unknown function) — MLKRIDFYTFHDDAGCEEVKAFLKTQELDIHFRDLRVKPLSIEELTKLMRHFDTKHFINIGSKAFKKFHLDEALPPRQELIKMMAEDNELIRKPIIVAGRLMTVGCNRQKIMEMLQIKSNGTGVTENGGENNGREKDKFRDREKPRDNGRTNEARG, encoded by the coding sequence ATGCTTAAGAGAATCGATTTCTACACGTTTCATGATGATGCCGGTTGCGAAGAGGTAAAGGCATTTCTGAAGACTCAGGAATTGGATATTCATTTCCGGGATTTGAGAGTGAAGCCGCTCAGTATTGAGGAACTGACCAAATTGATGCGGCATTTTGACACGAAGCATTTCATTAATATCGGATCGAAGGCTTTCAAGAAATTTCATCTTGATGAGGCTTTGCCGCCCCGCCAGGAATTGATCAAAATGATGGCCGAAGATAATGAACTGATCCGGAAGCCGATCATTGTGGCGGGCCGCCTGATGACAGTCGGATGCAATCGTCAGAAAATTATGGAGATGCTTCAGATTAAGTCTAATGGTACCGGGGTGACCGAAAACGGCGGCGAGAACAACGGTCGGGAAAAAGATAAATTCCGCGACCGGGAAAAACCGCGCGATAACGGCCGGACCAACGAAGCCCGGGGCTGA
- a CDS encoding Electron transfer flavoprotein-ubiquinone oxidoreductase, translating to MEIQRETLEFDILVVGAGPAGLSFAYHLYNLINQSGGAVAMPEIMIIEKGSYPGAHSLSGALLDPKGLKELMPDFLDKGMPFEKKVGPDAMYFLSEKAAIKFPYLPKSFQNEGNYIISLNKFIVWLAEQVEGCGLNIFPGTGGFELAWENNRVVGVRTVDMGLDKEGHPKSNFEPGSILKAKMTVLAEGVHGSLAKEAIEKLNLRDGKSPQQYLTGVKEVWEVPEGRLRDGEVIHTFGWPQPGEEYGGGFIYDMGGNMAAVGYAVGLDSPNPTNDPHYKFQLFKTHPFVRKIFDGGTMLHYGAKTIPEGGYYAMPRLYDDGLLLIGDAAGFLDSERLKGVHLAIKSGMLAAETAFEALKKSDFSRASLSEMERRFENSWARKELYAVRNFHSGFEHGLLPGMMNTGLQMISGGRGLFDNKETKPDHQHMMKRADYIARYGEDQTKRVLKFDNKYTFDKLTDVYHSGTKHEEEQPSHLVIADYDICNRVCTVEYGNPCQHFCPAHVYEMVEDPSAPHGKKLQLTPSNCVHCKTCDIADPYQVIRWVTPEGGGGPNYTNL from the coding sequence ATGGAAATCCAGAGAGAGACCCTTGAATTTGATATTCTGGTCGTGGGCGCCGGGCCGGCCGGATTATCTTTCGCATATCATCTTTACAATTTAATCAATCAGAGCGGCGGGGCGGTCGCCATGCCCGAGATCATGATTATCGAAAAAGGATCCTATCCCGGCGCGCACTCTCTTTCGGGCGCATTGCTCGATCCCAAAGGGCTGAAAGAATTAATGCCCGATTTTCTCGACAAAGGTATGCCGTTCGAGAAAAAAGTCGGACCGGACGCCATGTACTTCCTGTCCGAAAAAGCGGCGATTAAATTTCCGTATCTGCCCAAATCATTTCAGAACGAGGGGAACTATATAATTTCCCTCAACAAATTTATCGTCTGGCTGGCCGAGCAGGTCGAAGGATGCGGCTTGAACATTTTTCCAGGGACCGGCGGATTCGAACTGGCCTGGGAAAATAACCGCGTGGTCGGCGTCCGGACAGTCGATATGGGGCTCGACAAAGAAGGGCATCCCAAAAGCAATTTCGAGCCGGGCTCTATTCTTAAAGCCAAGATGACTGTCCTGGCCGAGGGGGTTCACGGTTCGCTCGCCAAAGAGGCAATCGAAAAATTGAACCTTCGCGACGGCAAATCGCCCCAGCAGTACCTGACCGGCGTCAAGGAAGTCTGGGAAGTTCCGGAGGGGCGGCTCCGTGACGGCGAAGTGATTCATACTTTCGGCTGGCCGCAACCGGGCGAAGAATACGGCGGCGGATTTATTTATGATATGGGCGGAAACATGGCCGCGGTCGGCTATGCGGTTGGACTCGATTCCCCCAATCCCACCAATGACCCGCACTACAAATTCCAACTTTTCAAAACTCATCCTTTCGTGAGAAAAATATTCGACGGCGGCACGATGCTTCACTACGGCGCCAAAACCATTCCCGAAGGGGGATACTATGCCATGCCGCGGTTGTATGACGACGGGCTCCTCCTGATCGGCGATGCGGCCGGGTTCCTCGATTCCGAGCGCCTCAAGGGAGTGCATCTGGCGATAAAATCGGGAATGCTGGCGGCGGAAACCGCTTTCGAAGCCCTCAAAAAAAGCGACTTCAGCCGGGCGTCGCTGTCGGAGATGGAACGGCGGTTCGAAAATTCCTGGGCCAGGAAGGAACTCTATGCGGTGCGCAATTTCCACTCCGGGTTCGAGCACGGCCTTCTGCCGGGGATGATGAATACCGGGCTCCAGATGATTTCCGGCGGACGGGGACTGTTCGACAATAAAGAAACCAAACCCGACCACCAGCATATGATGAAACGGGCCGACTATATCGCCCGCTACGGCGAGGATCAGACCAAACGGGTGTTGAAGTTCGACAACAAATATACTTTCGATAAACTGACCGATGTCTATCACAGCGGGACCAAGCACGAGGAAGAACAGCCGTCGCATCTGGTGATTGCCGATTATGATATCTGCAATCGGGTTTGCACGGTCGAGTACGGCAATCCCTGCCAGCATTTTTGCCCGGCCCATGTTTATGAGATGGTCGAGGATCCCTCCGCTCCGCACGGAAAAAAACTGCAATTGACCCCGTCGAATTGTGTCCATTGCAAAACCTGCGATATCGCCGATCCGTATCAGGTGATCCGCTGGGTGACCCCGGAAGGCGGCGGCGGCCCGAATTACACGAATTTGTAA
- a CDS encoding conserved hypothetical protein (Evidence 4 : Unknown function but conserved in other organisms) produces the protein MISIWHGAKNHNLKERRFVMKQDFPQHIRPLYDLLNREVIELNMHWDIFKQLYTGRSLLIDLLNESAPVFFGKLQTILLDDIILAISRLSDPAKSGNNENLSLKKMKEGLDAKGYDDLKEKLARRIIEIDSKCESFRRHRNKRVAHRDLTAKVRPLEENLPDIKVGDIEAAILNINGFLNDVEANYNDLSSCVYDHVITPYLGFVDGLIHKLKMAAALDFLVDPHDQWEIIEKTKFKDL, from the coding sequence ATGATATCAATATGGCACGGTGCGAAGAATCATAATTTGAAAGAAAGAAGATTTGTGATGAAACAAGACTTCCCACAACATATTCGTCCCCTTTATGACCTTCTAAATAGAGAAGTGATTGAATTAAACATGCATTGGGATATATTCAAGCAGTTGTATACAGGACGTTCTCTACTTATTGACTTGCTGAATGAAAGTGCCCCCGTTTTTTTTGGTAAATTGCAGACTATTCTTCTTGATGATATCATTCTTGCAATATCCCGCCTGAGTGATCCCGCAAAAAGTGGCAATAATGAGAATCTATCTTTAAAAAAAATGAAAGAGGGTTTAGACGCTAAAGGATATGATGACTTAAAAGAGAAGCTTGCAAGGAGAATAATAGAAATAGACTCCAAGTGTGAGTCGTTCAGAAGGCACCGAAACAAGCGAGTAGCACACAGAGATTTAACCGCTAAGGTGCGGCCATTAGAAGAGAATTTGCCGGACATAAAGGTTGGAGATATCGAAGCGGCAATTTTGAATATCAATGGATTTCTGAACGATGTGGAAGCAAATTACAATGACCTAAGTTCTTGTGTTTATGACCATGTTATTACGCCATACCTTGGATTTGTAGATGGATTAATTCACAAATTGAAGATGGCGGCGGCTCTGGACTTTCTAGTCGACCCACATGATCAATGGGAGATAATAGAAAAGACTAAGTTTAAGGACCTCTGA
- a CDS encoding conserved hypothetical protein (Evidence 4 : Unknown function but conserved in other organisms) — protein sequence MPVSKDLIELAEEQFGALSHADEAFFIGISNEGLVNYQSEFSEENLLVNALKWDAGRVLSASRINWICKNAAAREFITHIGVCIIGARIEEKLDLEFLTLPFPLLFHQCFIKEDINLFSLETKTINFGGSFVKAITADGLIVHGDLTMNNGFKSNGEVRLLGASIENDLNCQSGSFNANNTHALSADGIKVQGSVFMDKCTVYGGEAEFLGAEVGGNIGCEKAKFFNEEGIALNIGGAKVKGSVHLRNGFEARGEVRLVGADICNSLECNGGIFHNNNGYAICADVCRIGGNAYLRNDFSAAGKVSFATAIINRIFSWSKVKAPEKCILDLRNTKIGFLWDDKESWPGKGNLLIDGLKYDGLDVHAPKDAKNRIEWLHRQPDDNFYAQPFEQLASVLEKGGYAKDAERIRIQKNMDLVKSGKVPLISKLGNYFFRYTICYGYRVWPVFVYMASIIAVGWILFGIAANEKMIASSQAAPPPFSALVYSIDEFIPLVNLHIGENYFPDCGFLYGYLCIHILLGWILTSLLIAGLTRHIRKKEI from the coding sequence ATGCCAGTATCGAAAGATTTAATAGAATTGGCTGAAGAGCAATTTGGTGCCCTTAGCCACGCCGATGAAGCATTTTTCATAGGTATATCCAATGAGGGCTTAGTGAATTATCAATCTGAATTTAGCGAGGAAAATCTATTGGTCAATGCCCTTAAATGGGATGCTGGCCGTGTACTCTCTGCATCAAGGATTAATTGGATATGTAAAAACGCTGCAGCAAGAGAATTTATAACTCATATAGGTGTATGTATAATTGGAGCGCGAATAGAGGAAAAATTGGATCTGGAGTTTTTAACACTTCCATTTCCTCTCTTATTCCATCAATGTTTTATTAAAGAGGATATTAACCTATTTAGTCTTGAAACCAAAACTATAAATTTCGGCGGATCGTTCGTAAAGGCGATAACCGCCGACGGCCTTATAGTACACGGCGATCTTACTATGAATAACGGATTCAAATCGAATGGTGAGGTGAGATTATTAGGCGCAAGTATTGAAAATGATCTAAATTGTCAAAGTGGCAGTTTTAATGCCAATAATACGCATGCTCTGTCGGCAGATGGAATAAAAGTCCAAGGGAGCGTTTTCATGGATAAATGCACTGTTTATGGCGGCGAAGCTGAATTTTTGGGAGCAGAAGTAGGCGGTAATATTGGATGCGAGAAAGCCAAATTTTTCAATGAAGAAGGCATTGCACTTAATATTGGTGGAGCTAAAGTAAAAGGTAGCGTTCATCTTAGAAACGGCTTTGAGGCCCGCGGGGAGGTGCGATTAGTTGGTGCCGATATTTGCAATTCATTGGAATGCAATGGAGGCATATTCCATAATAATAATGGCTATGCCATATGTGCGGACGTTTGCAGAATCGGCGGTAATGCGTATCTTCGCAATGATTTCAGCGCAGCAGGTAAAGTGTCATTCGCAACTGCAATCATAAATAGAATCTTTTCTTGGTCTAAAGTTAAGGCCCCGGAAAAATGCATTTTGGATCTCCGCAATACAAAAATAGGCTTCTTGTGGGATGACAAAGAAAGTTGGCCCGGCAAAGGCAATTTGCTTATAGATGGTTTGAAATATGATGGACTTGATGTTCATGCGCCCAAAGATGCAAAAAACCGAATTGAATGGCTTCATCGGCAGCCGGATGATAATTTTTATGCGCAGCCCTTTGAGCAATTGGCATCTGTTCTAGAAAAGGGCGGTTATGCGAAGGACGCAGAAAGAATTCGAATCCAAAAAAACATGGATTTAGTAAAGTCTGGAAAAGTGCCCCTAATATCAAAGCTGGGAAACTATTTTTTCAGATATACAATTTGCTATGGCTATCGGGTTTGGCCGGTTTTTGTATACATGGCCTCAATTATTGCAGTAGGTTGGATCTTATTTGGGATCGCAGCAAATGAAAAGATGATTGCAAGTAGTCAAGCTGCTCCTCCTCCTTTTAGCGCTTTAGTTTATTCAATTGATGAATTCATTCCCTTAGTAAATCTGCATATAGGAGAAAATTATTTTCCGGATTGTGGATTTTTATACGGTTATTTATGTATTCACATATTATTGGGCTGGATACTAACCTCCCTTCTAATTGCGGGTCTTACTCGGCATATTCGCAAAAAGGAAATATAG
- a CDS encoding hypothetical protein (Evidence 5 : Unknown function): MSNNENLSSPAEEPKTPASISGRSILIDSPLISEDQAEYNSLLASLEEEFHPQTSFQHYLVRKIANNIWRSLRLNHAETCTINDRLDKYQADFDDPRMAYVHQIAPTNVGIFSVPLPDDSACILRDEMRLDRQLARTINLLRKSQQMHDKHSRKSRAAKKIPKKYQKMGSPFVSEKQIQSPEPQVLAEQDDNQNHSSLPLDSGSSPE, encoded by the coding sequence ATGTCTAATAACGAAAATCTCTCCTCTCCGGCAGAGGAACCAAAAACCCCGGCATCTATATCAGGCCGGTCGATTCTCATCGATTCCCCGTTAATCAGCGAGGATCAAGCCGAATACAACTCTCTCCTGGCCTCGTTGGAGGAGGAATTTCACCCCCAAACCTCCTTCCAGCATTACCTTGTCCGCAAAATCGCCAACAACATCTGGCGCTCGCTCCGGCTCAATCACGCCGAAACCTGCACCATCAACGACCGCCTCGACAAATATCAAGCCGATTTCGACGATCCCCGCATGGCTTATGTGCACCAGATCGCCCCCACCAATGTCGGCATTTTCTCCGTCCCCCTCCCCGACGATTCCGCCTGCATTCTCCGCGATGAAATGCGTCTCGACCGCCAATTGGCCCGGACCATTAACCTCCTTCGGAAATCTCAGCAAATGCACGATAAACATTCCCGTAAATCCCGCGCGGCCAAAAAGATACCGAAAAAGTATCAAAAAATGGGGTCCCCTTTTGTATCAGAAAAACAGATCCAAAGCCCGGAACCTCAAGTCCTTGCCGAACAAGATGATAACCAAAACCACTCATCCCTTCCCCTGGATTCCGGGTCAAGCCCGGAATGA
- a CDS encoding hypothetical protein (Evidence 5 : Unknown function), which produces MHKIDRTSYGVYIILKGPMEVADFGSYIADLEAVLKTINGPYSAIIDAREGIPSKPEVLELFHGQLAGTKSTPLQRLAILAKSPVIKNQIIQLAFRSETSETIRFFDTTKVPDWERQSLEWVSRGIEPDYEPAPTDKMKIRQR; this is translated from the coding sequence ATGCACAAGATAGATAGAACTTCATACGGCGTTTATATCATTCTAAAAGGCCCCATGGAGGTGGCAGATTTCGGGAGTTACATCGCGGATCTGGAGGCCGTGCTCAAGACTATCAACGGCCCGTATTCCGCCATAATTGACGCCCGCGAAGGGATCCCCTCGAAACCGGAAGTCCTGGAGTTGTTTCATGGGCAATTGGCCGGAACGAAAAGCACCCCGCTTCAGCGGCTGGCGATTCTGGCCAAATCGCCGGTGATCAAGAATCAGATCATACAATTGGCCTTTCGATCCGAGACTTCGGAGACCATCCGTTTCTTCGATACCACCAAGGTCCCTGACTGGGAACGGCAAAGTCTGGAATGGGTAAGCAGAGGAATCGAGCCGGATTATGAGCCGGCGCCAACGGACAAGATGAAGATCCGCCAGAGATAG
- a CDS encoding Methylase involved in ubiquinone/menaquinone biosynthesis — translation MATHICPWWMGYFLISPWRRRLQNPEKILSPYIKSGIKILEIGPGMGFFTLSMARMVGDKGRIFAVDVQQKMLASLEKRAAKAGLKNRIMARPCSPTSLEIDDLSGTIDFAVAFAVMHEIPDQKAALESIMAALKPGGTLLISEPGKRVTRDEFQKTVSLAENCGFKKISAPQIKKNHSIDMIKPER, via the coding sequence ATGGCGACTCATATCTGCCCGTGGTGGATGGGTTATTTTCTGATATCTCCGTGGCGGCGGCGCCTGCAAAATCCTGAAAAGATTTTATCACCATACATCAAAAGCGGCATAAAAATCCTTGAAATCGGCCCCGGGATGGGCTTTTTCACTCTTTCGATGGCCCGTATGGTCGGCGATAAAGGGCGGATTTTTGCGGTCGATGTTCAGCAGAAAATGCTCGCCTCGCTCGAGAAACGGGCCGCCAAAGCCGGGCTGAAAAATCGGATCATGGCCCGACCGTGTTCCCCGACATCTCTTGAAATCGATGATTTGTCCGGGACCATCGATTTCGCCGTCGCGTTCGCCGTCATGCACGAAATTCCCGATCAGAAGGCCGCTCTGGAAAGCATTATGGCCGCGCTAAAACCGGGTGGCACTCTTCTCATTTCCGAGCCGGGGAAACGCGTCACGCGGGATGAGTTTCAAAAGACCGTATCACTGGCTGAAAATTGCGGATTCAAAAAAATCAGCGCACCGCAAATTAAGAAAAACCATTCTATTGATATGATTAAGCCGGAGAGATAA
- a CDS encoding putative NADH-dependent butanol dehydrogenase A (Evidence 3 : Putative function from multiple computational evidences), whose amino-acid sequence MQNFTFFLPTKIIFGPGEIQKVGIEAKTLGEKALIVTGKRSASAFGIVNKVEDLLEKEGIGAVIYDKIEPNPRSATIDNAAKLAEKNGCDFVIGLGGGSAMDAAKGIAAAASGATPIWDYIYHGQPIVKRITKALPIMEIPTLAATGSEANSGAVISNWETNEKAVLGSPLLFPRVSIIDPELTITVPKDYTIDGGIDIICHVIEGFFTGADNTPIQDRFSLSVARTVMDYLPEAVEDPADIEARSQLSWSSAVALSGMVGSGRGGAFPLHAMEHALSAHYDISHGRGLALLLPRLMEHTYPARPHKYAIMARELFGIDPEGKSELEVAKLAVDWMIDFLQSVGRYIRLSDLGISDESKFGVMADDTLRIYSRNREYLDNPKPLYKKDIIEIFRMAL is encoded by the coding sequence ATGCAGAATTTTACTTTTTTCCTCCCCACCAAGATAATATTCGGACCCGGCGAAATTCAAAAAGTCGGTATCGAGGCTAAGACGCTCGGCGAGAAGGCCCTTATCGTTACCGGCAAACGTTCCGCCTCCGCCTTTGGCATCGTCAATAAAGTCGAGGACTTGCTCGAAAAGGAAGGCATCGGCGCCGTCATTTATGATAAAATTGAACCGAATCCCCGTTCCGCTACCATCGACAATGCCGCCAAATTGGCGGAAAAAAATGGCTGTGACTTCGTCATCGGGCTCGGCGGCGGCTCGGCAATGGATGCCGCCAAAGGGATTGCGGCGGCCGCATCGGGGGCTACCCCGATTTGGGATTATATTTACCACGGCCAGCCGATCGTGAAACGCATTACCAAAGCCCTGCCTATAATGGAAATTCCCACGCTCGCGGCCACCGGATCCGAGGCCAATTCCGGCGCCGTCATTTCCAATTGGGAAACCAATGAAAAGGCCGTCCTTGGCTCCCCGCTTCTGTTCCCCCGTGTTTCTATCATTGATCCGGAACTAACCATCACCGTCCCCAAAGATTATACTATCGATGGTGGTATCGATATTATTTGCCATGTCATCGAAGGTTTCTTCACCGGTGCCGATAATACTCCGATTCAGGATCGCTTTTCTCTCTCGGTCGCCCGAACCGTAATGGATTACCTTCCCGAAGCCGTCGAGGATCCGGCTGATATCGAGGCCCGCTCGCAACTCTCCTGGTCGTCGGCCGTGGCCCTGTCCGGTATGGTCGGCTCGGGACGCGGCGGTGCTTTTCCCCTTCATGCTATGGAACATGCTCTCTCGGCCCATTACGACATTTCCCACGGCCGGGGACTTGCCCTGCTTCTGCCGCGCCTGATGGAACACACCTATCCGGCGCGACCCCACAAATATGCCATCATGGCGCGTGAATTGTTCGGCATCGACCCCGAAGGGAAAAGCGAACTCGAAGTCGCCAAACTGGCGGTTGATTGGATGATCGATTTTCTGCAATCGGTCGGACGGTACATCCGCCTCTCCGACCTCGGCATCAGCGATGAATCCAAATTCGGAGTGATGGCCGACGATACTCTGCGCATATATTCCCGCAACCGCGAATATCTCGATAATCCCAAACCGCTCTATAAAAAAGATATTATCGAGATATTCCGGATGGCTCTATAA
- a CDS encoding putative Glycosyl transferase group 1 (Evidence 3 : Putative function from multiple computational evidences), translating into MKRLKVLFITHNYIRFKGDFAGVFLHLLALKLREEGIEVVVVAPHDSGTEEFEEIDGVRIYRFRYAVDDKETFAYRGDMHRQVIRNPFRIFGLIKFLKAEYRLACKVIEKEGIGTISVQWVIPNGVPAHFLKRKYKEKLTLFISSHGTDIRLLTGTPLVFTLFRPLIRESAGWTVVSNYLKNLLVKKDRGLRDKLHVIPLPNDEALFFPEEKTVKEPYLIVAVSRLTVQKRLNYLLEAIRRLAVEFPEIKLEIYGAGPEKIPLEELIRELGLIGRAKIINPLPQEGLRTVYNRAAAVVLNSIGEGFGLALTEAMLCRTAVIGTASGGITDIIDDGTTGLLVPPDDSGRLGDAIRRLLLERDFRDKLAQAGYEKALKCFSAKASAQEYALLFEGKKD; encoded by the coding sequence GTGAAGCGATTGAAAGTTCTGTTTATCACACATAATTATATCAGGTTTAAGGGGGATTTTGCGGGCGTATTTCTGCACCTATTGGCGCTGAAACTTCGGGAAGAGGGGATCGAAGTGGTGGTGGTCGCTCCCCATGACTCGGGGACGGAGGAATTTGAGGAAATTGACGGTGTCAGGATATATCGTTTCAGGTATGCCGTCGACGATAAAGAGACATTTGCCTATCGGGGAGACATGCACCGGCAGGTCATTCGCAATCCCTTTCGGATATTTGGACTGATAAAATTTCTGAAGGCCGAATATCGTCTCGCCTGCAAGGTTATTGAAAAGGAGGGTATCGGAACCATTTCAGTGCAATGGGTGATTCCGAATGGAGTGCCGGCGCACTTCTTGAAGAGGAAGTATAAGGAGAAGTTAACTCTTTTTATAAGTTCCCACGGGACGGACATCAGACTTCTGACCGGCACACCGCTCGTTTTCACTCTTTTCCGACCGCTAATCAGAGAGTCGGCGGGCTGGACGGTGGTATCGAATTACCTGAAGAATCTGCTGGTCAAAAAAGATCGCGGCCTGAGAGATAAATTGCACGTTATACCGCTTCCAAATGACGAAGCCCTGTTTTTTCCCGAAGAGAAAACAGTGAAAGAGCCATACTTGATTGTGGCGGTGTCACGATTGACGGTTCAAAAGCGGCTCAATTACCTTCTGGAAGCAATAAGGCGTTTGGCTGTAGAGTTTCCGGAGATAAAACTCGAAATTTACGGAGCCGGGCCGGAGAAGATTCCCTTGGAGGAGCTTATAAGGGAATTGGGCCTAATTGGAAGAGCAAAAATAATCAATCCTCTGCCTCAGGAAGGATTAAGGACGGTCTATAACCGGGCCGCGGCCGTTGTTTTAAACTCGATTGGTGAAGGTTTCGGGCTGGCGTTGACGGAAGCGATGCTCTGCCGGACTGCCGTAATAGGAACGGCATCGGGAGGGATCACCGATATAATTGATGACGGCACCACGGGTCTTCTGGTTCCGCCGGATGATTCGGGCAGATTAGGGGATGCGATTCGCCGGCTACTGCTCGAAAGGGATTTCCGCGACAAATTGGCGCAGGCGGGGTATGAGAAGGCGCTGAAGTGTTTTTCCGCGAAAGCCTCGGCGCAAGAGTACGCCCTATTATTTGAAGGGAAGAAGGATTGA